From the Lathyrus oleraceus cultivar Zhongwan6 chromosome 4, CAAS_Psat_ZW6_1.0, whole genome shotgun sequence genome, one window contains:
- the LOC127136940 gene encoding uncharacterized protein LOC127136940, giving the protein MEKLQENQVILQEEVSQIRFQMRKLMETIQAVARGQEVMEKTQEEMNQHASTTNPPTPPAVEIPTPVPQVDPPININAPDSVPNDNPRSHIFETDDQLDAFFNPRDASQDDAFDSVTNKVERKVKAIEEKLKAMGSTDVLGLDAEEMCLVPGVIIPAKFKVPEFEKYKGNSDPRTHIRAYYQKMAAYSSDDQILMHFFQDSLSGESLDWYMQLEGNHIHTWREMAEAFLKHYQYNTDMEPNRTQLQNLTQRSEESFKEYAQRWRELAAKVQPSLLERELVDMFMGNLQGPYLDRMVGSTSSGFSDLVLAAERIENMIKMGKIQNSASTSSASKKPFVPYGKKREGETNVASIIRTRNPTYPQVAAIAPIQQSQQQPFSIPVQTQQQQRTPPAVLPPGYDANARCEFHSGAPGHSIKNCKALKYKVQDLIDSKAITFSPKGPNVNNNPMPPHNNTSVNMMEVDNERRLMSCVDELKTPLIEIKNALMKNNAFPFCGDDCEHCLINPQQCRALKSVIQQLMNQGILVVDHPSRKEDMSTLEIPYDEVPPLQIPYDISQLTLSTNPVTPIIITYPTPFPYVDTKAVPWMYDTSVYIHGQKIQEEPLKSSDPMINITGTCGITRSGRIFVLTPTPIGTINPSTSDKGKQIDSARQRQDPAPSNEVDEFLHIIKKSDY; this is encoded by the exons ATGGAAAAACTTCAAGAAAACCAGGTTATCCTTCAGGAAGAAGTATCCCAAATACGATTCCAAATGCGGAAGTTGATGGAGACTATCCAAGCAGTCGCAAGAGGCCAAGAGGTTATGGAAAAAACGCAAGAAGAAATGAACCAACATGCCAGTACTACCAATCCTCCTACCCCTCCAGCGGTCGAGATTCCGACTCCAGTTCCTCAAGTTGATCCTCCAATTAACATTAATGCACCCGACAGTGTTCCAAACGACAATCCTCGTTCTCATATTTTTGAGACAGACGACCAACTCGATGCATTCTTCAACCCAAGGGATGCTTCTCAGGATGACGCCTTCGATTCGGTAACCAACAAGGTCGAGAGGAAGGTAAAGGCTATCGAGGAAAAGCTCAAGGCAATGGGGAGCACTGATGTTTTGGGCCTTGATGCGGAAGAAATGTGCTTAGTACCTGGGGTCATCATTCCGGCCAAGTTCAAAGTTCCGgaatttgaaaaatataagggaaatagcGACCCTAGGACACACATTAGGGCATACTACCAAAAAATGGCTGCCTATTCCAGCGATGATCaaattttaatgcattttttccAGGATTCCCTGAGTGGGGaatctttggattggtacatgcaACTTGAGGGCAACCATATTCACACCTGGAGGGAAATGGCTGAGGCATTCCTCAAGCACTATCAGTACAATACTGATATGGAACCTAATCGCACGCAGTTGCAAAATCTGACTCAGAGGTCTGAGGAgtccttcaaagagtatgcccagcgGTGGAGGGAATTAGCTGCTAAGGTACAACCCTCATTGCTAGAAAGAGAACTGGTAGACATGTTTATGGGAAACCTGCAAGGTCCATACCTTGATAGAATGGTAGGGAGCACCTCTTCGGGCTTTTCCGACCTAGTCTTAGCCGCTGAAAGGATAGAAAATATGATTAAAATGGGAAAGATCCAGAACTCTGCCAGTACTTCTAGTGCATCGAAGAAACCTTTTGTTCCCTACGGTAAAAAACGAGAAGGCGAGACCAATGTCGCCTCCATCATTCGAACAAGAAATCCCACTTATCCACAAGTAGCTGCCATAGCTCCCATCCAACAAAGTCAACAACAACCATTTTCAATTCCTgttcaaactcaacaacaacaacg GACCCCACCAGCGGTTCTTCCTCCCGGTTATGATGCAAATGCCCGCTGTGAATTTCATTCTGGCGCTCCTGGGCATTCGATCAAGAATTGTAAAGCATTAAAGTACAAGGTTCAAGATCTTATTGACTCTAAGGCAATCACGTTCTCCCCCAAGGGGCCGAATGTAAATAATAACCCGATGCCCCCTCACAACAATACATCAGTGAATATGATGGAAGTTGACAATGAAAGGAGATTGATGTCCTGTGTGGACGAGTTAAAAACACCACTCATCGAGATCAAGAATGCTTTAATGAAGAATAATGCCTTTCCCTTCTGTGGTGATGACTGTGAACATTGTCTGATTAACCCGCAACAATGTAGAGCATTGAAGTCTGTCATACAACAATTAATGAACCAAGGGATCTTGGTGGTAGACCACCCGTCCAGAAAGGAAGATATGTCTACCCTCGAGATACCATATGACGAAGTCCCTCCTCTGCAAATTCCATATGACATCTCTCAGTTAACTCTGTCGACAAATCCTGTTACTCCAATCATAATAACATATCCCACACCATTCCCATATGTTGACACCAAGGCAGTCCCATGGATGTATGACACCTCAGTCTACATTCATGGTCAGAAGATTCAAGAAGAACCGTTAAAGTCTAGTGATCCAATGATCAATATCACCGGCACTTGCGGAATCACGAGAAGTGGAAGGATATTTGTGCTGACACCCACTCCAATTGGAACTATCAATCCTTCAACTTCGGACAAAGGCAAACAAATTGATAGCGCTCGGCAAAGACAAGACCCCGCACCTTCCAATGAAGTAGACGAGTTCTTACAcattatcaagaagagtgattattGA